A window of the Apteryx mantelli isolate bAptMan1 chromosome 23, bAptMan1.hap1, whole genome shotgun sequence genome harbors these coding sequences:
- the HSPB2 gene encoding heat shock protein beta-2 isoform X2, which yields MAARTVPHAYPMSSEYEFASPSKIYDQNFGEGVSPCEILAPALYHGYYIRPRINKQLDRGTSEISLNDHKFQVFLDVCHFLPDELTVRTVDNLLEVMGQHPQKSDRHGFISREFTRTYILPLDVDPLLVRATLSHDGILSIVAPRTGKEVKARVNEVKITHQKQPEGKEEQPKEEKEKEKEKEKEKEKEKEES from the exons ATGGCTGCACGGACCGTCCCCCACGCCTACCCCATGAGTTCGGAGTACGAGTTTGCCAGCCCCAGCAAGATCTACGACCAGAACTTTGGGGAAG GTGTGTCCCCATGCGAGATTTTAGCCCCGGCCCTGTATCATGGCTACTACATCAGGCCACGGATCAACAAGCAGCTGGATCGAGGCACCTCCGAGATCAGCCTCAACGACCACAAATTCCAGGTATTCCTGGACGTCTGTCACTTCTTGCCGGATGAGCTCACTGTCCGCACTGTCGACAACCTGCTGGAGGTGATGGGGCAGCACCCGCAAAAGTCTGACCGCCACGGCTTCATCTCCCGAGAGTTCACCAGGACCTACATCCTCCCGCTGGATGTCGACCCCTTGCTGGTGAGAGCCACCTTGTCCCACGACGGCATCTTAAGCATTGTGGCTCCCCGGACCGGGAAAGAGGTGAAGGCCAGAGTCAATGAGGTGAAGATAACCCACCAGAAGCAGCcggaagggaaggaagaacagcccaaggaagagaaagagaaagagaaagagaaagagaaagagaaagagaaagagaaagaagagtccTAA
- the HSPB2 gene encoding heat shock protein beta-2 isoform X1 — protein MAARTVPHAYPMSSEYEFASPSKIYDQNFGEGVSPCEILAPALYHGYYIRPRINKQLDRGTSEISLNDHKFQVFLDVCHFLPDELTVRTVDNLLEVMGQHPQKSDRHGFISREFTRTYILPLDVDPLLAKQDPDQSKPLRSYFLLLGTPASSEDRSEIKSSPEGLASTWREGEGGQQSLCPTWVCAAEGCLSQGSRTR, from the exons ATGGCTGCACGGACCGTCCCCCACGCCTACCCCATGAGTTCGGAGTACGAGTTTGCCAGCCCCAGCAAGATCTACGACCAGAACTTTGGGGAAG GTGTGTCCCCATGCGAGATTTTAGCCCCGGCCCTGTATCATGGCTACTACATCAGGCCACGGATCAACAAGCAGCTGGATCGAGGCACCTCCGAGATCAGCCTCAACGACCACAAATTCCAGGTATTCCTGGACGTCTGTCACTTCTTGCCGGATGAGCTCACTGTCCGCACTGTCGACAACCTGCTGGAGGTGATGGGGCAGCACCCGCAAAAGTCTGACCGCCACGGCTTCATCTCCCGAGAGTTCACCAGGACCTACATCCTCCCGCTGGATGTCGACCCCTTGCTG GCAAAGCAGGACCCAGACCAGAGCAAACCACTGCGCAGCTATTTTCTGCTCCTCGGGACCCCTGCCAGCAGTGAGGATCGGAGTGAAATTAAGAGCAGCCCTGAGGGCCTTGCCAGCacctggagagagggagagggagggcagCAAAGCCTCTGTCCCACCTGGGTCTGTGCCGCTGAGGGATGCCTTTCCCAGGGAAGTAGGACCAGATAA
- the C23H11orf52 gene encoding uncharacterized protein C11orf52 homolog yields MGNLCSCGRAWKCPSPFKRKKEKQGTRVRHESQQHQHGRKAPMYEDVPEFPVYATVNKPKSVKQDDSIHYADIQVFTKARERSAEEVKNLQMQNATEYATLNFPRPRLKYDSKNGTLV; encoded by the exons ATGGGCAATCTCTGCAGCTGCGGGCGAGCGTG GAAGTGTCCTTcaccttttaaaagaaagaaggaaaagcaag GAACTAGAGTGAGACATGAGAGCCAACAGCACCAGCATGGCAGGAAG GCTCCGATGTACGAAGATGTCCCGGAGTTTCCTGTCTATGCCACCGTGAATAAGCCCAAGAGTGTGAAACAGGATGACAGCATTCATTACGCGGACATCCAGGTGTTCACCAAGGCCCGGGAGCGCTCTGCAGAGGAGGTGAAGAACTTGCAAATGCAGAATGCCACAGAGTATGCCACCCTCAACTTCCCCAGGCCCAGGCTGAAATACGACAGCAAGAACGGGACCCTGGTGTAA